TTTGACCAGATCGCCTTTGTCGACGTGAAGTCTGGCAATGTAGCCGTTAACCCGTGAAAACAGATTGACGGTTTGATTGGGGGTGATGTCGGCGGTGTAGGTCAGTCGTATGTCCAGGTCCTGTTTCAGCGGTGCCACTGTGGCGACCGTGATGGATCTGGCCTTGCGGGCATCGCTCTTGGCCCCGCTGCTGAGGCGAAATACCACAAGGGCAGTGATCGCGAAGAACACGATAACCCCGAGTGTGACAATCGGATGTTGCTTCAGGGGATTCATCGCGTCTTTTCTCCCACCGTCTTCCGGTCGTCCGGCCTCTTGGTCAGTCCGGTGAGGAACAGGTCGACGTAGGCCGTGACTGTGTCCTCATGGGATTGATGCAGGGGCACTCCGAATATCTCGTGAAGGAGACGGTGATGGACGACCACACCGATGAATGCGCGGGCTGCCAGGAGTGGGTCGACCGGCCTGAATGCGCCGTCTTCAATTCTCGTGTGGATGTACGCAGCGAGGTGGTCATAGAAGACTTTTAGATGTTTGCCAAAGAACATCTCGGAAAGCTCGTGCCCTTCCAGGGCGCTGAACAGAAGGAGCCGTAAGAACGTCGAATCGACGCCGGGGCGAATGCGATAGCTTGCGATGATCGTAAACACCAGATGATCGTCGTGTTTCTTGGCGGCGTCTTCCAAGGGTTCGATGAGTTCGTTTACGGTCACTTTTTCTGCCAGGATTGCGGCGTAGAGTGTCCGTTTTGTCGGAAAATGTTTGAAGACTAAAGCCTCGCTCACGTGCGCCGCTTTGGCGATGGCTTTCGTGGTCGTACCGTTGAACCCTTTAGCGGCGAAGAGTGAAGCGGCAGCAGCAATGAGGCTGGCTTGACGATCGTATGCAGAGGCACGCTGCCCGTTCCCCTGTGTGGCCTGCTTGGGTCGTCTATTCATAGTAAGTAAGTACTC
The nucleotide sequence above comes from Nitrospirota bacterium. Encoded proteins:
- a CDS encoding TetR/AcrR family transcriptional regulator; protein product: MNRRPKQATQGNGQRASAYDRQASLIAAAASLFAAKGFNGTTTKAIAKAAHVSEALVFKHFPTKRTLYAAILAEKVTVNELIEPLEDAAKKHDDHLVFTIIASYRIRPGVDSTFLRLLLFSALEGHELSEMFFGKHLKVFYDHLAAYIHTRIEDGAFRPVDPLLAARAFIGVVVHHRLLHEIFGVPLHQSHEDTVTAYVDLFLTGLTKRPDDRKTVGEKTR